A region of Paenibacillus sp. 37 DNA encodes the following proteins:
- a CDS encoding lanthionine synthetase LanC family protein has product MLSDKKINVLNMYYDIYRYKEDQTYRDIIERSQKCEVKNGSYYLQVYFSDAYLPEFGWKIHISATPLNAEDILTIVNEYCGKNKVPFKFMKDAEILKRSLSKVWSRSSSGKFITIYPKDTKQFLLVIDELYQLLKLYTGPFVLSDKRYKDCKVLYYRYGSMAATDQTLKNQNGDYIIVGPNKEQFIDEPQPYYQQPEWIKNPVTQKDDFSEDNQGLKNGRYSVLDIISISNSGGVYRAFDKYLNKNVILKEARPGTVVLDNGLDAISLRHQEKEILQELLQSGGTSAPSIYDDFFEWEHYFISVEEIKGENLQEKLSSPWEYEHKTIRTMDYIEKGIKLFKRILSALSDLHRLGVSVGDISLRNIMIDHRDQIRFIDFELGCSDKHRNDATILMGTSGFRYRKYRDLNHRFQIDYEAIGLIMISYFFPTGALFDIDNKKIKEFLHLLSSQSLIPKELVGIIQDLIFRSKEVDLPKIISTLDNMNSRHSFIDFKKIEPLENRLKEHLRILHQTLINEFISASGKQPFLMSDKLNGLMDGKLGLLLSIREIESVIQVDTFLPKEVISRFIRTINYKEPDFFNGYLGYVYLLNQLGLDGEELTEDKIQNLLQSLETYTLHRGIAGLGIVLLSLEKEESDNFRKYSVFIGERIVSVINNDQWDKLCNGSYTEYGFFNGLSGIIYYLCELNKRTSNEIFARCAQKMLDYMLENSLIGPNKEYVLMSDEDEHAFNASFLGNAGLILAISAYLDIESNPVYEKKLLDLVDSTEKSIYADPSFGSGLAGELLVLLKVVQEKRVYIDLASFERIFNVMESFALSYNGYVYYPNSLLLNVDSSFYGGTAGIAYALAKLLKYVTEVD; this is encoded by the coding sequence TTGCTAAGTGATAAGAAAATCAATGTTCTGAACATGTATTATGATATTTATAGATATAAAGAAGATCAGACTTATAGAGATATAATTGAAAGATCCCAAAAGTGTGAAGTGAAGAATGGGTCCTATTACTTACAAGTTTATTTTTCTGATGCTTATTTGCCGGAATTTGGATGGAAAATTCATATTTCAGCAACACCATTAAATGCAGAGGATATATTGACGATTGTGAATGAATACTGCGGCAAAAATAAGGTGCCATTTAAGTTCATGAAAGATGCAGAAATATTAAAGCGAAGCCTTTCTAAAGTTTGGAGTAGAAGCTCTTCTGGTAAATTTATTACTATTTATCCAAAAGACACAAAACAGTTTTTGTTAGTAATTGATGAATTATATCAGTTGCTTAAATTATATACTGGGCCTTTTGTATTATCGGATAAAAGATATAAGGATTGTAAGGTACTATACTATCGTTATGGTAGCATGGCGGCTACAGACCAAACTTTAAAAAATCAAAACGGTGATTATATTATAGTTGGTCCCAACAAAGAGCAATTTATAGATGAACCCCAACCTTATTACCAGCAACCAGAATGGATAAAAAATCCAGTAACTCAAAAAGATGATTTCTCAGAAGATAATCAAGGACTTAAGAATGGAAGATACAGTGTATTAGATATTATTTCAATCTCTAACAGCGGTGGTGTTTATAGAGCGTTTGATAAGTACTTAAATAAAAATGTAATCTTAAAGGAGGCTAGACCGGGTACGGTTGTTTTAGATAATGGGCTAGATGCTATTTCCTTGAGGCATCAAGAAAAAGAAATTTTGCAAGAATTGTTGCAATCGGGTGGAACGAGTGCTCCTTCAATATATGATGATTTTTTTGAATGGGAACATTACTTTATTAGTGTTGAAGAAATAAAAGGTGAAAACTTACAAGAGAAACTAAGTTCACCATGGGAATATGAACATAAAACTATTCGAACTATGGATTACATTGAAAAAGGAATTAAACTATTTAAGCGTATTCTATCTGCACTGAGTGATTTACACCGTTTAGGTGTGTCAGTTGGGGATATTTCACTAAGAAATATTATGATTGATCACCGGGATCAAATACGTTTTATTGACTTCGAGCTTGGTTGTAGTGATAAACATAGAAACGATGCTACTATACTAATGGGTACGTCCGGTTTTCGTTACCGGAAATACAGAGATTTAAATCACAGATTTCAAATTGATTATGAAGCGATCGGGCTTATAATGATTAGTTACTTTTTTCCAACAGGTGCACTGTTTGATATTGATAATAAAAAAATAAAAGAATTCCTTCATCTGTTGAGTTCACAATCTTTAATACCTAAGGAGCTAGTAGGTATAATTCAAGATCTTATTTTTCGATCAAAGGAAGTCGATCTACCAAAAATCATAAGCACATTGGATAATATGAATTCAAGGCATTCTTTCATAGATTTCAAAAAAATAGAGCCTCTTGAAAACCGGTTGAAGGAACATTTGAGAATACTTCATCAGACATTAATTAATGAATTTATTTCTGCCTCAGGTAAACAGCCATTCTTAATGAGTGATAAGCTTAATGGGTTAATGGATGGAAAGCTTGGCTTGTTACTTAGTATAAGAGAGATTGAAAGTGTAATTCAAGTTGATACTTTTTTACCCAAAGAGGTTATTAGCAGATTTATAAGAACTATAAATTACAAAGAACCAGATTTTTTTAATGGGTATTTAGGATATGTTTATTTATTAAATCAATTGGGATTAGATGGGGAAGAGCTCACCGAAGATAAAATACAGAACTTGCTCCAATCGCTTGAGACGTATACTCTACATCGGGGAATTGCTGGGTTGGGAATTGTACTTCTCTCTTTAGAAAAAGAAGAGTCGGATAATTTTAGAAAGTATTCTGTATTTATAGGAGAAAGAATTGTATCTGTAATCAACAATGACCAATGGGATAAGTTGTGTAATGGGTCTTATACAGAATATGGATTTTTTAACGGATTATCAGGTATAATTTACTATTTATGTGAATTGAATAAACGGACTAGTAATGAAATTTTTGCAAGATGTGCACAAAAAATGCTTGACTATATGCTTGAAAATTCCTTAATTGGCCCTAATAAGGAGTATGTACTCATGAGTGATGAGGATGAGCATGCCTTTAATGCTAGCTTTTTAGGGAATGCTGGACTTATATTAGCTATCTCGGCCTATTTGGATATAGAGAGCAACCCGGTATACGAAAAAAAATTATTAGACTTAGTGGACAGTACTGAAAAGTCTATATATGCTGATCCTTCCTTCGGGAGTGGTCTGGCTGGAGAACTTTTGGTTCTTTTAAAGGTAGTCCAAGAAAAGCGAGTATACATTGACTTAGCTAGTTTCGAGCGAATATTCAATGTTATGGAGTCGTTTGCCTTAAGTTACAATGGTTATGTTTATTATCCTAATAGTCTTCTCTTGAATGTTGATAGTTCATTTTATGGGGGAACAGCTGGAATTGCTTACGCTCTTGCAAAATTATTGAAGTATGTTACTGAGGTAGATTGA
- a CDS encoding class III lanthipeptide, translating to MLKILNLQKMAKETKGKTLIAQAYPGTSWLLST from the coding sequence ATGTTGAAAATTCTGAACCTGCAAAAAATGGCTAAAGAAACAAAGGGTAAAACGTTGATTGCTCAAGCCTATCCAGGTACTAGCTGGCTGTTGAGCACTTAA
- a CDS encoding sensor histidine kinase → MFKKLRNRFLIVNLVSISIMMLVAFATIYTITYQNVQRETNMELYKVSDFYHSPYNSSKMPRGEGGGLGTGSGSGASTSASGSGSDSLPSNAMSGNNEGPGGDPNAPPARSISFMIKTDSQWQITDTHSRFDMDETFYTEALQKVDRDKVGDSERQTGQFALDGTDWAYVVDTTGDGHMIVFIDVTAQQGILTNLIYTFAVVGLIMLIVIYFLSRYFANRSIAPVREAFEKQKQFIGDASHELKTPLAIINTNADVLLANQEDTIANQAKWLHYIKSETERMTGLTNDLLYLTQMDDSRSTMIHAKFNMSDAVESIILPMEAVIFEKNISLDYNIEPNLTVHGNSEQIKQVILILLDNAVKYCGPRGSVNVTLQKQNNDVTLAVSNTGEGIAPEHLDRIFDRFYRTDSSRARKHGGHGLGLAIARSIVDQHKGELYARSVVGEGATFYVRLS, encoded by the coding sequence ATGTTCAAGAAACTCCGGAATCGATTCCTGATCGTGAATCTGGTGTCCATATCGATTATGATGCTGGTGGCATTTGCGACGATCTATACGATTACGTATCAGAATGTGCAACGTGAGACAAATATGGAGTTGTACAAGGTGTCTGATTTCTACCACAGTCCTTATAATTCATCCAAGATGCCGCGCGGGGAAGGTGGGGGTCTGGGGACGGGGTCTGGATCAGGCGCTAGTACAAGTGCTTCAGGTTCAGGTTCAGATTCGCTACCATCCAATGCCATGAGTGGTAACAATGAAGGACCCGGTGGAGACCCCAATGCACCTCCGGCACGTTCCATTTCGTTCATGATCAAGACGGATAGCCAGTGGCAAATCACGGATACCCATTCCCGTTTTGATATGGACGAAACCTTCTACACCGAGGCGCTGCAAAAAGTGGATCGGGATAAAGTTGGTGATTCGGAACGGCAGACTGGACAATTTGCGCTGGATGGAACGGACTGGGCCTATGTAGTTGATACGACCGGTGACGGGCATATGATCGTATTCATTGATGTGACGGCACAACAGGGCATTCTTACGAATCTGATCTATACTTTTGCTGTTGTTGGATTAATCATGTTGATTGTGATCTACTTCCTGAGCCGTTATTTTGCGAATCGCTCCATTGCACCGGTTAGAGAAGCATTTGAGAAACAAAAACAATTCATCGGTGATGCTTCACATGAGTTGAAGACCCCTCTGGCGATCATCAATACCAATGCTGACGTGCTGCTTGCAAATCAGGAGGATACCATAGCGAATCAGGCGAAGTGGCTTCATTATATCAAATCGGAAACCGAACGCATGACCGGACTTACGAATGATCTGCTCTATCTGACACAGATGGATGACTCACGCTCGACGATGATTCATGCGAAGTTTAATATGAGCGATGCGGTAGAAAGTATTATATTGCCAATGGAAGCCGTTATTTTTGAGAAAAACATCTCCCTTGACTACAACATTGAGCCGAATCTTACGGTTCATGGGAACAGTGAGCAGATCAAACAGGTCATTCTGATCCTGCTCGATAATGCGGTGAAGTATTGCGGGCCCAGAGGGTCCGTAAACGTTACGCTCCAGAAACAGAATAATGATGTCACGCTGGCCGTGTCCAACACGGGTGAGGGCATTGCACCAGAACATCTGGATCGGATCTTTGATCGATTCTATCGTACGGATTCGTCCAGAGCCCGCAAACATGGTGGGCATGGTCTGGGGCTGGCGATTGCTCGTTCTATTGTGGATCAGCACAAAGGAGAGCTATACGCCCGAAGTGTAGTCGGAGAGGGTGCTACATTTTACGTACGGTTGTCGTAG
- a CDS encoding response regulator transcription factor: MRILIAEDEVHLAEAVSQILKKNNYSVDMVHDGRSGLDYAQSGIYDLLLLDIMMPEMDGITVLKKLRSEGNHTPVILLTAKGELSDKVTGLDYGADDYIAKPFATEELLARIRAALRRKGEVVPEDGLKFGDMELNTTQLKLSVQGKAIKLNLKENELLELLITRKQAITSKEQIIEKLWGFDSEVEYNNVEVYISFLRKKLTFLNSTVRINTIRGVGYVLEVTS, from the coding sequence ATGAGAATATTAATTGCGGAAGATGAGGTTCATTTGGCAGAGGCAGTATCGCAGATTTTGAAAAAAAACAACTACTCCGTGGACATGGTCCACGACGGCAGATCAGGACTCGATTATGCGCAGAGCGGCATCTACGACCTGTTACTGCTCGACATCATGATGCCAGAGATGGACGGAATCACCGTCCTGAAGAAACTTCGCAGTGAAGGCAATCATACGCCAGTCATTCTGCTTACGGCCAAAGGTGAATTATCGGACAAGGTCACAGGCCTCGATTATGGTGCCGATGATTATATCGCCAAGCCCTTCGCCACAGAAGAATTACTGGCCCGGATTCGTGCAGCCTTACGGCGGAAGGGCGAAGTTGTTCCGGAGGACGGACTGAAATTCGGCGACATGGAGCTGAACACAACTCAGTTGAAGCTGAGCGTACAGGGGAAGGCAATCAAGCTGAATCTGAAGGAGAATGAACTGCTGGAGCTGTTGATTACGCGCAAACAGGCGATTACCTCCAAAGAGCAGATTATCGAGAAGTTGTGGGGATTCGATTCGGAAGTGGAGTATAACAATGTGGAGGTGTACATCTCGTTTTTACGCAAAAAATTAACCTTCCTGAACTCGACTGTTCGCATTAACACGATTCGGGGTGTGGGGTATGTGCTTGAGGTGACGTCCTGA
- a CDS encoding polyphosphate polymerase domain-containing protein translates to MAIEVFNRYESKYLLTDEQYAHFYNDLLKYMELDAYNKKHEYYSISNLYFDTPQDSLIRASLSKPKYKEKLRLRAYGIPEENAKVYLEIKKKVFGLVNKRRTALKLDEAYEFVRSGQAPELADYMNKQVVEEIKYFLRLYDLEPKVYLAYERKALFDKNSRDLRITFDTNIRSRRYDLKLEQGDYGEPLVKDGRWLMEVKAEKTVPLWLSQLLCEHGLYRTGFSKYGNEFRHLVRTTNLNYQSERILVPGTDFNPSIEQEQDKTIIERERVLYA, encoded by the coding sequence ATGGCAATTGAAGTATTCAACCGATATGAGAGCAAGTACCTTCTGACGGATGAACAGTACGCCCATTTCTACAACGACCTGCTGAAATACATGGAACTGGATGCCTACAACAAGAAACATGAGTACTACTCCATCAGTAACCTGTATTTCGATACTCCACAGGATTCCCTGATTCGCGCCAGTCTCTCCAAACCAAAATACAAGGAGAAGCTGAGACTGCGGGCGTATGGAATACCTGAAGAGAATGCCAAAGTGTATCTGGAGATCAAAAAGAAAGTCTTTGGCCTGGTGAACAAGCGCAGAACCGCCTTGAAGCTGGATGAAGCGTACGAATTCGTTCGTTCAGGACAGGCACCGGAGCTGGCAGACTATATGAACAAACAGGTTGTGGAAGAGATCAAATACTTCCTTCGCCTCTACGATCTTGAACCGAAAGTGTATCTGGCGTATGAACGCAAAGCACTCTTTGACAAGAACAGCCGGGATCTCCGCATTACCTTTGACACCAACATTCGCAGCCGCAGATACGATCTGAAGCTGGAACAGGGAGATTACGGTGAACCGCTCGTGAAGGACGGAAGGTGGCTGATGGAAGTGAAAGCCGAGAAAACCGTTCCGCTGTGGCTGTCGCAACTGCTCTGTGAGCATGGTCTCTACCGCACTGGATTCTCCAAATACGGCAACGAGTTCAGACATCTGGTGAGAACAACCAACCTGAATTACCAGTCGGAGCGCATTCTTGTACCAGGTACTGACTTCAACCCATCCATAGAACAAGAACAAGATAAAACGATTATAGAAAGAGAGCGTGTCCTATATGCTTGA
- a CDS encoding DUF4956 domain-containing protein: MLDSLFSSALTDTNLTFNNAVITIGLAIILGLIISLTYMKTNQATYSQSFTLTMVVLPVIVAIIILLIGSNIARAFSLAGAFSIIRFRSAPGDPKDIAYVLFTMASGLACGVGAFGYAVLFTIILCVLMFVLSRFNFGGKKSQLKTLKVTIPENLSYEEALNEVFHTFNVPFDLKKIRTTELGSLYELVYSVTIHESVSQKEFLDAIRTRNGNLDISLTMSPTTEY; this comes from the coding sequence ATGCTTGATTCACTATTCAGTTCCGCCCTTACCGATACCAACCTGACGTTTAACAACGCAGTCATCACCATTGGTCTTGCCATCATTCTGGGGTTAATCATCAGCCTCACGTACATGAAGACCAACCAAGCCACATACTCCCAGAGCTTCACCCTAACGATGGTCGTCCTGCCCGTCATTGTCGCCATCATCATCCTGCTCATCGGCAGCAACATTGCTCGAGCATTCAGCTTGGCAGGTGCCTTCTCGATCATTCGTTTCCGCAGTGCACCTGGTGATCCAAAGGATATTGCTTATGTATTGTTCACGATGGCTTCCGGTCTTGCCTGCGGTGTAGGTGCTTTTGGATACGCAGTGCTGTTCACGATTATCCTGTGTGTGCTGATGTTTGTCCTGAGTCGCTTCAACTTCGGCGGCAAGAAGAGTCAGCTGAAAACGCTGAAAGTCACCATTCCTGAGAATTTGAGCTATGAAGAAGCACTTAATGAAGTGTTCCATACATTTAATGTACCTTTTGACCTGAAAAAGATCAGAACGACCGAGCTCGGCAGTCTGTATGAGCTGGTCTACAGTGTAACCATCCACGAAAGTGTTAGCCAAAAGGAATTCCTTGATGCCATCCGCACACGGAACGGCAACCTGGATATCTCGTTAACCATGAGTCCAACAACGGAATATTAA
- a CDS encoding carbohydrate-binding domain-containing protein: MKKNMITGSKLWSIAMITSLLAACSSPATTSTTANAATSTTGTTKTVSVSEQTSVKYADLVSLDADDTNISWSEADSTAIKLNGTTATVTGSGAKAANGSVTITEAGTYVLSGELTDGQIVVNVADKGTVHLVLNGATIHDNDSAAIYIQKAGKAVITLEKGTKNTVSDGKTYVYADATTDEPDAAIFSKADLTFNGAGQLTVTGNYNEGITSKDDLKIISGSISVKAADDGIKGKDMVAIQVGTITIKAEGDGIKSTNDTDTTKGFVAIAGGTFDIQSGNDGIQAETALVADGGTYNIVTAGGSANAPAKVEEGPFGGGGGWGGGTPPTDMGTPPDGEPPADMPEMPNNSGNAGANTNSEAASSSANTAATTDTNADADTAATATESTSAKALKAGTDLTVNGGTYTIDSMDDSLHSNNNVTVNDGTFNIQSGDDGIHADQELTINGGTITIAKSYEGLEGAIITLNDGDVDVTASDDGVNAAGGETETTANTAASTDSATTATDAATTSNISVTETTGTTSTTDQASQGTAATQQGRGPGGMGAASNNEFHINGGTLTVNAGGDGLDSNGSITMTGGTVIVNGPTDNGNGALDYDGTFVISGGYLVAAGSSGMAQGASDASTQNTIVMTFPATQKAGTLVHVQDSEGNNILTFAPAKDYQTVVVSSPDLKKDGSYVIYSGGTSTDKAVDGLYTDGTYSGGTQVVAFQSTSNVTWVNESGVTTANTGMGGPGGGRGQGGFGGGRNRTQSGTTSDSTGTTDSAK; encoded by the coding sequence ATGAAGAAAAACATGATAACAGGCAGCAAACTGTGGTCCATCGCCATGATTACCAGCCTACTCGCTGCATGCAGTTCACCAGCAACGACAAGCACAACCGCCAATGCCGCAACGTCAACGACAGGAACAACCAAAACGGTATCGGTCAGCGAGCAAACCTCTGTGAAATATGCAGATCTGGTCTCTCTGGATGCTGACGATACCAACATTAGCTGGAGCGAGGCAGATTCCACAGCGATTAAGTTGAACGGCACAACGGCAACGGTAACCGGTTCGGGCGCCAAAGCAGCCAATGGCTCAGTAACAATTACGGAAGCAGGTACTTATGTACTTAGCGGTGAGCTAACCGACGGTCAGATCGTGGTCAACGTTGCCGATAAGGGCACCGTACATCTAGTATTAAACGGAGCTACGATCCATGATAATGACAGTGCCGCAATCTATATTCAGAAGGCCGGTAAAGCGGTGATTACACTCGAAAAAGGAACCAAGAATACCGTATCCGATGGTAAAACGTATGTGTACGCTGACGCTACAACAGACGAACCGGATGCTGCAATCTTCAGCAAAGCGGATCTTACGTTCAACGGTGCAGGTCAATTGACCGTCACAGGTAACTATAATGAAGGGATTACGAGCAAGGATGATCTGAAGATCATCAGCGGTAGCATCAGTGTCAAAGCAGCCGATGACGGTATCAAAGGTAAAGACATGGTCGCTATTCAAGTGGGTACGATTACCATTAAAGCCGAAGGTGACGGCATCAAATCCACCAATGACACGGATACCACCAAAGGTTTCGTTGCCATCGCAGGAGGTACCTTCGATATTCAAAGTGGTAACGACGGTATTCAAGCCGAAACCGCACTTGTTGCGGATGGCGGCACATACAACATTGTGACTGCTGGCGGTAGCGCCAATGCTCCAGCCAAAGTCGAAGAAGGTCCATTTGGTGGCGGCGGTGGATGGGGTGGCGGAACACCTCCAACCGATATGGGCACACCACCAGATGGCGAACCTCCTGCAGATATGCCGGAGATGCCTAATAACAGCGGCAATGCAGGTGCTAATACAAACAGCGAAGCAGCGTCCAGCTCTGCCAACACAGCAGCAACAACCGATACCAATGCCGATGCGGACACTGCTGCAACAGCAACCGAGTCCACAAGTGCCAAAGCACTGAAAGCAGGTACTGACCTTACGGTGAATGGCGGTACGTATACCATTGATTCCATGGATGATTCCCTGCACAGCAACAATAACGTGACAGTTAACGACGGAACATTCAACATTCAATCCGGTGATGACGGCATTCATGCCGATCAGGAACTGACGATTAACGGTGGCACCATCACCATTGCGAAGAGCTATGAAGGACTTGAAGGAGCAATCATCACCCTGAACGATGGGGATGTGGATGTAACAGCATCCGATGATGGCGTCAATGCTGCAGGTGGCGAGACGGAAACAACTGCGAATACAGCGGCAAGTACAGATAGCGCTACTACAGCAACCGATGCTGCTACGACATCCAACATCTCTGTAACCGAAACGACGGGTACAACATCGACTACCGATCAGGCATCCCAAGGTACAGCTGCTACTCAGCAAGGACGTGGACCGGGCGGAATGGGAGCGGCGAGTAATAACGAGTTCCACATTAACGGCGGTACACTTACCGTGAACGCAGGTGGTGACGGACTGGATTCCAATGGTTCCATTACCATGACCGGTGGTACGGTTATTGTGAACGGACCAACGGATAACGGTAACGGAGCATTGGATTATGACGGTACATTTGTAATCAGCGGTGGATACCTCGTGGCTGCCGGAAGCTCTGGTATGGCACAAGGAGCATCCGATGCGTCTACGCAAAATACCATTGTAATGACATTCCCTGCAACGCAAAAAGCTGGAACACTTGTACATGTACAAGACAGTGAAGGCAACAACATTCTGACGTTTGCTCCGGCAAAAGATTATCAAACTGTGGTTGTCAGCTCCCCGGATCTGAAAAAAGACGGCTCCTATGTAATCTACTCCGGTGGTACGTCTACAGATAAAGCAGTGGATGGGCTCTACACAGACGGTACTTACAGTGGCGGAACACAAGTGGTTGCATTCCAATCGACCAGCAATGTAACTTGGGTGAATGAATCTGGTGTGACCACAGCCAATACAGGTATGGGTGGTCCTGGCGGAGGTCGTGGCCAAGGCGGATTCGGAGGTGGCAGAAATCGGACGCAATCCGGTACAACATCCGACAGCACAGGCACTACGGATTCTGCAAAATAA
- a CDS encoding class I SAM-dependent methyltransferase — MFIIYLIPWLIAVVTLIGVISIVLVSWKNGISPMPTSGRVRQVVIQEVNRIPGYGDVLEAGSGWGTLGLDVVRHCPGKRLTGIENSRIPLWSSQFIAYLSVRLRRAKGKQHSLKGRLRFMRGDIYTSSYEHADCVICYLFPGAMNRLLDKFSRELPPGAKVISVCFALPGKEPLRTITCRDALRTKVYVYSF; from the coding sequence ATGTTCATCATTTACCTGATTCCATGGCTGATTGCCGTGGTGACATTGATCGGTGTCATATCCATCGTACTTGTTAGTTGGAAAAACGGGATTTCCCCGATGCCCACATCCGGCCGCGTTAGGCAGGTGGTCATTCAAGAGGTGAACCGGATTCCCGGGTACGGGGATGTGCTTGAAGCAGGTTCCGGATGGGGTACACTGGGACTGGATGTTGTAAGGCACTGTCCTGGTAAAAGGCTGACCGGGATTGAGAATTCGAGAATTCCCTTATGGTCTTCCCAATTCATTGCGTATCTCAGTGTTCGCTTACGTCGAGCGAAGGGAAAACAGCACTCTCTTAAGGGTAGGCTGCGCTTCATGCGCGGGGATATATACACCAGTTCCTATGAACATGCGGATTGTGTGATCTGTTATCTGTTTCCGGGAGCGATGAACCGACTTCTGGACAAATTCAGTCGGGAGCTTCCGCCGGGTGCCAAGGTGATTAGTGTCTGTTTTGCGCTCCCGGGTAAGGAACCACTACGTACGATTACATGCCGGGATGCCTTGCGTACCAAGGTGTATGTATACTCGTTCTGA
- a CDS encoding FHA domain-containing protein, whose translation MRETAKIVIRTPGQESDGSFAYVSQGRSITVGRYTGGSELDLSVYNQMISKRHCRIHYDVQQQLWIEDLDSKNGTELNGQRLVPYEKYPFGEGDSLTLVNGLIQLRAEGDLGETREYRVSDLLGEGVRLQDHLQTVQIGEVEIPLSKKEYQLFKLLYSELDHFVTREQIVAQVWPERSMLESEAVGIDEINSLIYRTNRKLGVHFTIKSVYKKGVYMKSHVPE comes from the coding sequence ATGCGGGAGACGGCAAAAATCGTCATTCGTACGCCAGGGCAGGAAAGTGACGGCTCGTTCGCTTATGTAAGCCAGGGTCGCTCCATTACGGTGGGACGTTACACAGGCGGTAGTGAATTGGACTTGTCTGTTTATAATCAGATGATATCGAAGCGGCATTGCCGCATTCATTATGATGTACAGCAACAGTTATGGATTGAGGATCTGGATAGCAAAAATGGAACCGAACTGAACGGGCAGCGCCTCGTTCCCTATGAGAAATATCCGTTTGGCGAAGGAGACAGCCTGACGCTCGTCAACGGCTTGATTCAGCTTCGCGCTGAAGGGGATCTTGGAGAGACGAGGGAGTATCGTGTGTCGGATCTGCTGGGTGAGGGTGTACGCTTGCAGGATCATTTGCAGACCGTGCAGATTGGTGAAGTGGAGATTCCGCTGTCCAAGAAGGAATATCAGCTGTTCAAGCTGCTGTATAGCGAACTTGACCACTTTGTGACAAGGGAACAGATTGTGGCTCAGGTGTGGCCAGAGCGGAGCATGCTGGAGAGTGAAGCGGTAGGGATCGACGAGATTAACTCGCTCATCTATCGGACGAATCGCAAGCTGGGTGTACACTTTACCATTAAGTCCGTTTATAAAAAGGGTGTATATATGAAGTCTCATGTGCCGGAATGA
- a CDS encoding SMI1/KNR4 family protein, giving the protein MLIKVFKEWSDQNNGRIEILAPTGKMTARNKFKPGASEDKIKELSEYFSTPLPPDYISFLQLCNGASLFEDPEYGGESLLYSAQDVIHYNEASDNKIVVANILDDRILIDLELWSSGDEQYLLLCESLYSVEHTGSFYSNFETWLERFIISQGEKFWYWKTKRSFEE; this is encoded by the coding sequence ATGTTAATTAAAGTATTTAAGGAATGGTCGGACCAAAATAATGGTCGAATTGAAATACTTGCTCCTACTGGGAAAATGACTGCTAGGAATAAATTCAAACCAGGTGCATCCGAAGATAAAATTAAAGAGCTTTCGGAGTATTTTTCTACTCCTTTACCTCCGGATTACATAAGCTTTTTACAATTATGTAATGGAGCGTCCTTGTTTGAAGACCCTGAATATGGCGGGGAGAGCCTCTTATATTCAGCCCAAGATGTTATACATTACAATGAAGCATCAGATAATAAGATTGTAGTCGCCAATATTCTTGATGATCGAATCCTAATTGATTTAGAGCTTTGGAGTTCAGGTGATGAGCAATATCTGTTGCTTTGTGAGAGTTTATATTCTGTTGAACATACGGGATCTTTTTACAGTAACTTTGAGACATGGTTAGAACGGTTTATAATCTCTCAGGGCGAGAAGTTCTGGTATTGGAAAACAAAGCGTAGTTTTGAAGAATAA